In one Pseudothermotoga sp. genomic region, the following are encoded:
- a CDS encoding polyribonucleotide nucleotidyltransferase translates to MKYWHRTILGKEFYVEHGRLAKQANGAILARIGDTTVLATAVMSDQVTEGVDFVPLTVEFQERFYAAGKIPGGFIKREGKPSEAAILSARTIDRPIRPLFPKHLRNEVQVIVTVISADPVNPPDVVGVMAASLALNVSDIPFNGVVAAVRVGLIDGEVIFFPTDEQIERSLIDIVVAGTADAITMVEGEAKEVSEEQMIEVLFKAHDAIKKIVEFEQDIISEFNVSKVQIEEKKLPEEIEKDFLSLIDEAELRKRLLTQGKKARAQAIGEYYESIVNRLKEKYAEELLNQYIIQLKDLYEEKMKHRMRRIIVEEGIRLDLRGPKDIRPISCEIGLLPRVHGSALFTRGETQSLGIVTLGAPMDEQIIDTILEEGTKRFMLHYNFPPFCTGEVKPLRGPSRREIGHGHLAERALKFVLPSEDEFPYTIRVVSEILESNGSSSMATVCSGSLALMDAGVPVKKHVAGVAMGLIIEPDSEVVLTDIMGAEDHWGDMDFKVAGTKDGITAFQMDCKVSGVSRELLYRALNQAKEARLFVLEKMYNTIDKPRSSLSVYAPIIKTTVVDPTRVGEIIGPGGRVIKGIIKEFDVQISVDDETGRVSVIGNSEQKVDSAINKINEIVRDIAVGDIFEGKITRIEPFGVFLEVGPGKIGLLHQSKIASNIKTLKIGDTLKVKVCNIDNLGRLQFEEIPSSDHSEGERKPTRERLMKEEKGPVRPRNKPKSDED, encoded by the coding sequence TTGAAATACTGGCATCGAACCATTTTGGGGAAAGAGTTTTATGTTGAGCATGGAAGGTTGGCGAAACAAGCCAACGGAGCCATTTTGGCGAGAATTGGTGACACGACCGTTCTAGCAACTGCGGTCATGTCTGATCAAGTGACCGAGGGTGTCGATTTCGTGCCGCTAACTGTAGAATTTCAAGAACGGTTTTACGCGGCTGGAAAGATACCAGGAGGGTTCATTAAACGTGAGGGTAAACCGAGCGAAGCTGCCATACTTTCAGCCCGCACCATCGATAGACCTATAAGGCCTCTGTTTCCGAAGCATCTTAGAAATGAAGTTCAAGTGATAGTCACCGTCATTTCAGCTGATCCAGTCAATCCCCCAGACGTGGTTGGTGTGATGGCTGCATCCTTGGCGCTCAACGTATCAGATATACCCTTCAACGGCGTGGTCGCTGCCGTGAGGGTTGGACTCATCGATGGAGAAGTGATTTTCTTTCCAACGGATGAACAAATTGAAAGAAGCTTGATCGATATCGTGGTCGCTGGAACAGCGGATGCCATAACGATGGTTGAGGGTGAGGCGAAAGAAGTCAGTGAAGAGCAGATGATAGAGGTTTTGTTCAAGGCTCATGATGCGATCAAGAAGATCGTTGAATTCGAGCAGGACATCATCAGTGAATTCAACGTATCCAAAGTTCAAATCGAGGAGAAAAAGTTACCCGAGGAAATCGAGAAGGATTTCCTCTCATTGATCGATGAAGCAGAGCTCCGTAAGAGATTACTCACACAAGGCAAAAAAGCAAGGGCTCAAGCAATCGGTGAATACTACGAATCGATCGTTAATCGTCTCAAGGAAAAATATGCTGAAGAGTTGCTGAATCAATACATCATTCAACTTAAAGATCTGTACGAGGAAAAAATGAAGCACAGAATGAGGAGAATCATCGTTGAGGAAGGCATCAGGCTAGATCTGAGAGGTCCTAAGGATATCAGACCGATAAGTTGTGAAATTGGTTTGTTACCGAGAGTCCATGGTTCCGCGCTGTTCACCAGGGGAGAAACCCAAAGCTTGGGTATCGTAACGCTGGGTGCCCCGATGGACGAGCAGATCATCGACACGATTCTGGAGGAAGGCACCAAGAGGTTCATGCTGCATTACAATTTCCCACCGTTTTGCACCGGGGAAGTGAAACCACTCAGGGGACCAAGCAGGAGGGAAATAGGTCATGGACATCTCGCAGAACGTGCTTTGAAATTCGTTTTACCATCGGAAGATGAGTTCCCTTACACGATAAGGGTGGTCTCGGAGATACTCGAGTCCAACGGCTCATCATCGATGGCTACAGTGTGCTCAGGTTCGCTCGCACTCATGGATGCTGGTGTACCTGTGAAGAAACACGTCGCTGGTGTTGCGATGGGTTTGATCATTGAACCTGATTCAGAAGTGGTGTTGACAGACATAATGGGTGCGGAAGATCATTGGGGTGATATGGACTTCAAAGTGGCCGGCACAAAAGATGGTATCACCGCTTTCCAAATGGATTGCAAAGTTTCGGGTGTTTCAAGGGAACTCTTGTATCGAGCTCTGAATCAAGCCAAAGAGGCAAGATTGTTCGTACTCGAGAAGATGTACAACACCATCGACAAGCCCAGATCTAGCCTTTCTGTGTATGCACCCATCATAAAAACGACGGTTGTTGACCCGACGAGAGTCGGAGAAATCATTGGACCGGGTGGGCGTGTAATAAAAGGCATCATAAAGGAATTCGACGTTCAAATATCCGTGGACGACGAAACTGGTCGTGTGAGCGTTATAGGTAATAGCGAACAGAAGGTTGATTCAGCGATCAACAAGATAAACGAAATAGTCAGAGACATAGCAGTTGGAGACATCTTCGAAGGTAAAATCACTCGCATAGAACCTTTCGGAGTTTTTCTGGAAGTCGGTCCGGGCAAGATAGGACTTCTGCATCAGAGCAAAATAGCAAGCAACATTAAAACTCTAAAGATCGGCGACACGTTGAAAGTTAAAGTGTGTAACATTGACAATCTGGGCAGACTCCAATTCGAAGAAATACCATCTTCAGACCATTCTGAAGGGGAAAGAAAGCCGACCCGGGAAAGATTGATGAAGGAGGAAAAAGGCCCAGTACGCCCCAGAAACAAGCCAAAATCGGACGAAGATTGA
- the rpsO gene encoding 30S ribosomal protein S15 has product MDKEQKQQIIEQFRINEKDTGSVEVQIALLTARINHLTEHLKLHPKDFHSRRGLMKMVGRRRKMLRYLKRVNPESYRSLIEKLNLRK; this is encoded by the coding sequence ATGGACAAAGAGCAGAAGCAACAGATCATTGAACAATTCAGAATCAACGAGAAGGACACAGGTTCAGTGGAGGTACAGATCGCACTTCTGACGGCTCGCATCAACCATCTCACTGAGCATTTGAAATTGCATCCAAAGGATTTTCATTCCAGACGAGGCTTAATGAAGATGGTCGGAAGAAGGCGAAAGATGCTGAGATACCTCAAGAGAGTGAATCCCGAGTCCTACAGAAGCTTGATTGAAAAGTTGAATTTGAGGAAATGA
- a CDS encoding stage V sporulation protein S, translating to MEILKVSSSSNPNKVAGAIAGALSKSDRVEIQAIGAGAVNQAVKAIAVARRFLNENGKDLYMVPGFMEAKIENETRTGISFKVFVTAKQA from the coding sequence ATGGAGATTTTGAAAGTCAGTTCGAGTTCGAATCCGAACAAGGTGGCTGGAGCCATCGCAGGTGCTCTGTCGAAATCGGACAGAGTCGAAATCCAAGCGATAGGTGCGGGGGCTGTTAACCAAGCTGTCAAGGCAATAGCCGTTGCTCGCAGATTCCTAAACGAGAACGGCAAAGATCTTTACATGGTACCCGGTTTCATGGAAGCCAAGATCGAGAACGAAACGCGCACTGGCATATCTTTCAAGGTTTTTGTGACGGCTAAGCAAGCTTGA
- the galT gene encoding galactose-1-phosphate uridylyltransferase, producing the protein MPEFRKDPVLKRWVIIATERAKRPHDFARPKVEEKAAFCPFDYGNEHTTPPEVLAFRPADTAPNTPGWWVRIVPNKFGAVNPTLSPKRYGVGMFDAMDGFGYHEVIVETPDHNTHLALMDHKQVEEVVWAYKLRYETIAKDSKVQYILIFKNHGRDAGASLLHPHSQLIALPIVPKRVQEELSGSKEYYSYKERCVFCDIVSQELERKERVVEENEDFVSIEPFAARFPCETWILPKRHMHSFGDVTEREVKNFAKILKNTLYRIFAALDNPPYNFMLHTAPTDGEGKIYYHWHLEIVPRLTNVAGFEWGSGFYINPMPPEEAAKYLRAVEIT; encoded by the coding sequence ATGCCCGAGTTCAGAAAAGATCCGGTGTTAAAACGCTGGGTGATCATCGCCACCGAACGTGCGAAACGACCACACGATTTTGCTAGGCCAAAAGTCGAAGAAAAAGCTGCGTTCTGTCCTTTCGACTACGGCAACGAACACACGACACCGCCTGAGGTTCTCGCGTTCAGGCCAGCTGATACTGCTCCAAACACACCTGGTTGGTGGGTGAGGATCGTTCCGAACAAATTCGGTGCTGTGAATCCTACTCTTTCCCCGAAACGGTATGGAGTTGGCATGTTTGACGCGATGGATGGGTTTGGTTATCACGAAGTGATCGTTGAAACTCCTGATCACAACACTCATTTGGCGCTGATGGATCACAAGCAAGTCGAAGAAGTTGTTTGGGCTTACAAGCTTCGATATGAGACCATAGCCAAAGATTCGAAGGTTCAGTACATCCTCATTTTCAAAAACCATGGTCGCGATGCTGGAGCTTCGTTGCTCCACCCTCACAGTCAACTGATCGCATTACCCATTGTTCCGAAAAGAGTTCAAGAAGAGCTGTCTGGTTCTAAGGAATACTATTCTTACAAAGAAAGGTGTGTTTTCTGCGACATAGTCAGCCAAGAACTGGAAAGAAAAGAAAGGGTCGTTGAAGAAAACGAAGATTTTGTATCGATAGAACCCTTTGCGGCGAGATTTCCATGTGAAACTTGGATACTTCCAAAACGTCACATGCACTCCTTCGGTGACGTAACAGAGAGGGAAGTAAAGAATTTTGCAAAGATCTTGAAGAACACGTTGTATAGGATTTTTGCCGCACTGGATAATCCTCCGTACAATTTCATGCTACACACTGCCCCAACGGACGGTGAGGGTAAGATTTATTACCATTGGCATTTGGAAATCGTTCCACGTCTCACGAACGTTGCTGGATTCGAATGGGGTTCTGGATTCTACATAAACCCGATGCCACCGGAAGAAGCCGCAAAGTATTTGCGGGCAGTTGAAATAACTTGA
- a CDS encoding glycogen synthase translates to MRVAMIAYEVHPFAKVGGLADVIGALPKAIEKSGAKVSIFMPLHKLVLKNSEKFGYRIVEVAKSIPVENVQTQEKFDLYKSQLPGSNVTVYFIANNYYFSADNVYEGPDLAEQAIFFCAASIQAIKHLSEQFDIVHAHDWQTGLVPVYLKTLYRVDPFFSRTAIVFTIHNLGYQGVFSPNYMKFAGLPGYLFNIDGLEFYGRINFLKGGILFSDVITTVSPTYAQEIQTEEYGEKLDGVLRLRAEDLYGILNGIDYEDYNPATDKKIYVNYDLNSLEKKYENKKRLQKDLNLPVREDVPLIGMINRLVDQKGLDLIEKIADYLFLFDVQFIVLGTGEKRYEEMFQRLQKDYPDKVSSNIKFDIELAQKIYAGCDMFLMPSRYEPCGLGQMYSLRYGTVPIVRYTGGLADTVKEYDAQTGLGNGFGFREYDPAHLLLAVARAIHFYRNEKHHWKRIIQNAMQTDVSWERSAKQYLKVYQEALKKRRV, encoded by the coding sequence ATGAGGGTCGCGATGATTGCTTATGAAGTTCACCCCTTTGCCAAAGTTGGGGGACTTGCCGATGTGATTGGTGCTTTGCCCAAAGCGATAGAAAAAAGTGGGGCTAAGGTTTCGATCTTCATGCCCTTGCACAAGCTGGTTCTGAAGAATAGCGAGAAGTTTGGATATCGAATCGTGGAGGTTGCCAAATCTATACCCGTTGAGAACGTACAAACGCAAGAAAAATTCGATCTTTACAAATCGCAGTTGCCCGGTTCCAACGTCACTGTTTACTTCATAGCGAACAATTACTATTTTTCAGCGGACAACGTGTATGAAGGGCCTGATCTCGCGGAACAAGCGATATTTTTCTGTGCGGCTTCTATTCAAGCGATAAAGCATCTTTCTGAGCAATTCGACATCGTGCATGCTCATGATTGGCAGACGGGTTTGGTCCCAGTTTATTTGAAAACACTCTATAGAGTCGATCCTTTCTTCAGTAGAACCGCGATTGTTTTTACGATCCACAACCTCGGATATCAAGGTGTTTTCAGCCCGAATTACATGAAGTTCGCTGGCCTTCCAGGATATCTTTTCAACATAGATGGATTGGAATTTTACGGTCGTATAAACTTTCTGAAGGGCGGAATATTGTTCAGCGATGTCATCACCACCGTGAGCCCAACCTACGCGCAGGAGATCCAAACGGAAGAATACGGTGAGAAACTCGACGGTGTGCTGAGACTCAGAGCGGAAGATCTCTACGGAATTTTGAACGGGATAGACTACGAAGATTACAATCCTGCGACGGATAAAAAGATTTACGTCAATTACGATCTGAACAGTTTGGAGAAGAAATATGAGAACAAAAAACGTCTACAGAAAGATTTGAACCTCCCGGTGAGGGAAGACGTACCCCTCATCGGTATGATAAACAGGTTGGTAGATCAGAAAGGACTAGATTTGATTGAAAAGATCGCAGATTACCTTTTCTTGTTCGATGTGCAGTTCATAGTTTTAGGTACCGGCGAAAAAAGATATGAGGAAATGTTTCAAAGGCTTCAGAAGGATTATCCAGACAAAGTTTCAAGCAATATAAAGTTTGACATAGAACTCGCGCAGAAAATTTACGCTGGTTGTGATATGTTCCTCATGCCTTCAAGGTATGAACCTTGTGGGTTGGGTCAAATGTACAGTTTGAGGTACGGCACGGTTCCAATAGTGCGCTATACAGGAGGTTTAGCTGACACTGTGAAGGAATACGATGCACAGACAGGCCTAGGTAACGGTTTTGGCTTTAGAGAGTATGACCCTGCTCATTTACTCCTGGCAGTTGCGAGGGCGATTCATTTCTACCGGAATGAAAAGCACCATTGGAAAAGAATTATTCAAAACGCGATGCAAACGGATGTCTCTTGGGAGCGTTCTGCCAAGCAATACTTGAAAGTATATCAAGAAGCTCTGAAGAAGAGAAGAGTTTGA
- the udk gene encoding uridine kinase — translation MIMIGIGGGTGSGKTTVARRIVQHLGEERCAILPMDNYYKDMSHMPLEERRKVNYDHPDVIEYQLLVEHLRKLSSGHTVQVPTYDFVTYTRKNETISFSPRQVVLVEGIFALYYEELRELYELSVYVDAESDIRFIRRLMRDIKERGRNVENVIAQYLETVKPMHDAYVEPTKRYADIIVPKGGYNDRAVEVVVNYITKRLERSG, via the coding sequence TTGATCATGATCGGTATAGGTGGAGGAACTGGTTCTGGGAAGACTACTGTTGCGAGAAGGATCGTACAGCATCTGGGTGAAGAGAGATGCGCGATATTACCAATGGACAACTATTACAAAGATATGAGTCATATGCCACTGGAAGAACGCAGAAAAGTCAACTATGATCATCCAGATGTTATAGAGTACCAACTGCTCGTCGAACATCTGCGGAAGTTGTCTTCTGGTCACACGGTTCAGGTTCCTACCTACGATTTTGTGACCTACACTAGGAAGAATGAAACGATCAGTTTTTCACCAAGGCAAGTGGTTTTGGTCGAAGGCATCTTTGCGCTCTATTATGAAGAACTCAGAGAACTTTATGAACTCTCAGTTTATGTGGATGCCGAAAGCGATATCAGATTCATAAGAAGGCTCATGCGTGACATCAAAGAGAGAGGAAGAAACGTTGAGAACGTGATAGCGCAATACCTTGAAACTGTTAAACCTATGCACGATGCCTACGTGGAGCCAACGAAACGCTACGCAGACATCATCGTGCCAAAGGGTGGTTACAACGACAGGGCAGTGGAGGTCGTTGTCAACTACATAACTAAAAGATTGGAGAGAAGCGGATGA
- a CDS encoding histidine phosphatase family protein, translating into MKIFLIRHAKTDWNDLGLWQGNTDVPLNEAGFEQAKKIAQKLSKQHVEAIYTSPLLRAKQTASVISEMLNVPLFIDERLRECEISLWNGLTMQETLERYYNEYTLWSTQPNAEIEGVESLQEVQDRFLRFVEEINKKAFESVAVVSHALILRTFICWVLKLPLTEHKNFKLDNASISLVETQSRSRLVYLNDTCHLD; encoded by the coding sequence TTGAAAATTTTTCTCATCAGACATGCCAAGACCGATTGGAACGATCTAGGCCTCTGGCAGGGAAACACCGATGTGCCTCTGAACGAAGCTGGTTTTGAACAAGCAAAGAAGATCGCTCAGAAACTTTCAAAGCAACATGTAGAAGCGATCTACACTAGTCCGCTTTTGAGAGCCAAGCAGACCGCTTCCGTCATCTCGGAGATGTTGAACGTTCCACTTTTTATCGACGAACGGCTCAGAGAGTGTGAGATATCTCTGTGGAATGGTCTGACGATGCAAGAAACACTCGAAAGGTACTACAACGAATACACGCTTTGGTCAACACAACCCAACGCTGAGATCGAAGGTGTAGAATCCCTCCAAGAAGTTCAAGATCGTTTTCTGCGGTTCGTTGAAGAGATCAACAAGAAAGCCTTCGAGTCCGTTGCGGTGGTGTCACACGCATTGATACTTCGAACGTTCATTTGTTGGGTGTTGAAGTTACCACTCACAGAGCACAAAAATTTTAAATTGGACAACGCCTCAATCAGTCTCGTTGAAACGCAGAGTAGATCGCGGTTAGTTTATTTGAACGACACTTGTCATCTTGATTGA
- a CDS encoding ABC transporter permease, with amino-acid sequence MRRRRIFYFFYELFSSFEGTVGFVILCSFVFCAIFAPLIAPYNPYDITQRGRRLQPPSKRHIMGTDWYGADIFSQIVYGTRTSLTVGALTALGVTVVGGLLGVIAAAFGKGIDTLIMRTVDFVMVLPGLPIMIMILTYLGSSFWTLVFVLVIFGWAGVSRVVRAIVLSEKKRGYVEAAFCAGASKWYIIRKHLLPASYPVLAVNAAFSAAGAMLAEAGLSFLGFSDPRVVSWGKMLSLARTCNALVLGAWWWIVFPGLAIFLASFSIMSLGVASERILNPKISNRRE; translated from the coding sequence ATGAGACGCAGAAGAATCTTCTACTTTTTCTATGAGCTTTTCAGTTCTTTTGAAGGAACGGTTGGGTTTGTGATTCTTTGCTCATTCGTCTTCTGTGCAATCTTTGCACCACTGATTGCTCCTTACAATCCTTACGATATCACCCAAAGAGGTCGTAGGCTTCAACCTCCTTCAAAGCGACACATCATGGGCACAGATTGGTACGGTGCTGATATCTTCAGCCAGATCGTTTATGGAACTAGAACTTCACTGACTGTAGGAGCTTTGACAGCTCTCGGTGTCACCGTCGTTGGTGGTTTGCTCGGAGTGATCGCGGCCGCTTTTGGTAAGGGGATCGACACTTTAATAATGAGGACCGTCGATTTCGTCATGGTGTTACCAGGTCTTCCGATCATGATAATGATCCTGACGTATCTGGGGAGTAGTTTTTGGACTTTAGTGTTCGTACTGGTCATCTTTGGTTGGGCTGGCGTTTCGAGGGTGGTTCGCGCAATAGTTCTTTCTGAAAAAAAGAGGGGTTACGTTGAGGCGGCCTTTTGCGCTGGGGCGAGCAAGTGGTACATCATCAGGAAACATCTATTGCCTGCTTCATACCCCGTTTTAGCGGTGAACGCGGCTTTTTCCGCCGCCGGTGCGATGCTCGCGGAAGCGGGGTTGTCTTTCTTGGGCTTTTCAGATCCAAGGGTTGTTTCATGGGGCAAGATGCTGAGCTTGGCGAGAACGTGTAACGCACTCGTTCTTGGTGCATGGTGGTGGATCGTTTTCCCAGGGTTGGCCATCTTTCTTGCTTCTTTTTCGATAATGTCGCTCGGTGTGGCGAGTGAAAGGATCTTGAATCCCAAAATTTCTAACAGGAGGGAATGA
- a CDS encoding ABC transporter permease, whose translation MSFSYLIKRIIQMFLTIILALTVSFILIRALPGDPAERFYGDPRIPEEVKQEIKAAFGLDKPVLIQYLSFLKQFFRGNLGVSYTYNRSVVSVVLERLPWTLLLTAVPTLLGMLASLQLGVYIGCKRNSFADRFVRYVAFALHSVPTFWFALLLVLLFSFKLGWFPLQGMIDSNATGISAFLSLLRHAFLPWLVIFMVNVPGFAMYVRNMVISILNEEFILTAKAKGLSERRIRKRHILRNVLGPLFSMLTLRIAGMLGGAVLIETIFSWKGMGLLVLEASRNSDYPLLQATVIITIVSVILANFIADVLQAVFDPRVRFE comes from the coding sequence ATGAGTTTTTCTTACCTTATAAAGAGAATAATCCAGATGTTTTTGACGATCATACTCGCATTGACTGTAAGTTTCATTCTCATAAGGGCTCTGCCGGGCGATCCGGCAGAGCGTTTTTATGGCGATCCCAGGATTCCTGAAGAAGTCAAGCAGGAGATAAAGGCCGCTTTCGGTTTGGACAAACCTGTGCTCATTCAATATTTGAGCTTTTTGAAACAGTTCTTCAGAGGAAACCTTGGAGTATCGTACACTTACAACAGAAGCGTCGTGAGTGTGGTTTTGGAACGACTACCCTGGACGTTGTTGCTCACGGCTGTTCCAACGCTTCTCGGTATGCTGGCTTCATTGCAACTCGGTGTTTATATAGGTTGCAAGCGGAATTCTTTCGCAGACAGATTCGTTCGTTATGTGGCTTTTGCCCTCCATTCTGTTCCCACGTTTTGGTTTGCGTTGCTGTTAGTACTTTTGTTCTCTTTCAAACTCGGTTGGTTTCCACTTCAGGGAATGATCGATTCGAACGCAACAGGCATTTCTGCGTTTTTAAGTTTGCTTCGGCATGCCTTTCTCCCTTGGCTTGTGATTTTCATGGTGAACGTACCGGGATTCGCTATGTATGTTAGAAACATGGTTATTTCGATTCTCAACGAAGAGTTCATTCTCACAGCTAAGGCGAAAGGATTGAGCGAACGGCGGATAAGAAAGAGGCACATCCTCAGGAACGTCTTGGGTCCTCTTTTTTCCATGCTCACGCTTCGTATCGCTGGTATGCTGGGTGGCGCTGTGCTCATCGAGACCATTTTTTCCTGGAAAGGCATGGGTCTTTTAGTACTCGAAGCTTCAAGGAACTCAGATTATCCTTTATTGCAAGCAACGGTCATCATAACGATCGTTTCTGTAATTCTCGCCAACTTCATCGCGGATGTGTTGCAAGCAGTGTTCGATCCAAGGGTGAGATTTGAATGA